The DNA segment ACCTACCGTGATGTCAAGGCCATGGGGTTCACTTCGGCAGAGCGTGAGATCTATGGGCTTATCCCTGGGGACATTCTGCTGAATGAGGGGCAGAGTCTGGAGCTGGTTGGAAGAAGCGCAATTTATACGCGCGGAGTGGGTGAATTCTGTTTCCAGAACACGCTTGTCCGTTTTCGCTCGGGGCCTGGTGTGCTACCGCAGTATGCGCAGGCAGTGTTCAGGCGCTGGCTGGCTACGGGCGTCTTCGCCAGCATCGCTAAGAAGACCACGAGTATCGCGCATCTAGGCGGCGATAGATTCGCACGTCTTCTCTTTCCTTTGCTTTCTCTTGAACAGCAGCGGCGTATCGTTGAGGCCATTGATGCAGTAACGGAGAGAGTGGAAGTTGAGAGGGAAACTCTGGCAAAGGAGATGCTGCTGTGGGAGGGACTTCTGAACCACGAACTATTCTCACACGTTCAGGAGTACGGCACCGAGCCTCTACGGGATGTATGCCTATCAGGCGGTGCGTATGGAAGTAACGCGGCTGCGGTTCCAAGCGACTTGACAATGCCGCGCTATGTGCGCATCACTGACATCGACGATCACGGGTGCCTTGCCACGGACGCGACATCCACAGTCAGTATCCCTTGGGAGAGCGCCAGGCCTCATCTCCTCGCTGATGGCGACCTGCTCATTGCCCGAACTGGGTTTACTACGGGCAAGTCCTACCTGTATCGCTCATCCGACGGGATCTGTGCGTACGCGGGATATCTCGTCCGCTTCCAGGTCAACCCCGAGAGGATGCTTCCCGAATACGCATTCCTGTGGACCCGTGGAAACGGCTTCTTGTCCTGGGTATCTCAGAATGTCCGTGAAGTGGGCCAGCGAAACATCAGTGCTCGGGAATACAACGAGCATGAGATCGCAGTCCCTCCGCTGGAACAGCAGCGCAAGCTCGTCAACGCCTGGCACGCGGCACGTGAGTCCCACTCGCTTCGGCAGCTGGGAGTCGAGCGACTGCGCACGCTAAGGCAGGCGGTTTCCGATGATCTCCTGAGCGGCAAGGTGCGCGTACAGGGCATGGCATAGGTGGAGTTTTGCGCGGCTCACAATTGGGTTGCGGGAGGAAGAGCGACTGATGGCAGTAACGAAAGCCCCCGACCGAGCGCCAGCGCCGGTTGGGAGCCGAGCTGCGCAAGATGCGTGAGCACGTTGGACTGTCGCTGACCGAGGCCGCCGCCCTGCACGGTACTGACCGGACCACCGTCAGCAACATCGAGGCCGGCCGCTTCGGCGTAAGCGCTGACCGCGTTCGCGTCTGGGCGGCCAACTATTCGTGTCCCGACGCTGCGTATATCGACGCGCTCTCGCAGATGGCCAGAGAGCGGCGCGCGGTGAGCGCGAACTGGTGGGAGTCGTACCGCGACAGGCTCGCCGTCACAGCCCTGGACCTTGCCGAGATGGAGCACCACGCGTCTGCCCTCCGTGGAGCGCAGATCACTCACCTTCCGGGGCTTCTGCAGCACGAGGACTATGTCCGCGCTGTCTTCCGGGAGGCCGTCCCGCCGCTGACGCCCGAGGCGCTGGAGAGCAGGGTCGAGTTCCGGGTGCGGCGCCGCGCGGTGCTCGACGGGGCGGAAGCTCCGGAGTGCACGTTCCTCATCCATGAGGCGGCGCTCCGTATGCGGTTCGGCGAGGATCGGATGATCAAGAGTCAGCTGGACCACCTGCTGAACCAGTCCGATCGGAAGAACGTGACGATCCGCGTGATGCCGTTCGCGGCAGGTGGGTTTCCCAGCGCGGGAAGTTCGACGCTCTACGTGAGCGGGCCCGTACGGCAGCTCGATACCGTGCAGCTGGACGTCCCTACAGGGTCGGCCTTCCTGTCCGCGGACACTCACCTTGCGAACTACCGTTCCGTGCTGGACCGCATGGAGGAGCGTTGCCTCGGCCCGGACCCTTCCCGGGACTTCATTCGCGATGTGATGCAGGACCTATGAGGGTGTGATGAGAGTGCACATTGAGTGGCGCAAGTCTTCGTTCTCCGAGCAGGGGGACAACTGTGTGGAACTCGCTCTGTACGACGGCGAGATCCTGGTGCGCGAGAGCGACATACCTGATGTGGTCGTCAGGACAACCCCGGACAAACTCCGGGCCTTCCTCGCCGGGGCGAAGGCCGGAGAGTTCGACAGCCTTCTGGCCTAGTTGCGCCGCTCGATTGACTGGCTCCCTCATCGCCGCAGGTGAGGGAGCTTTCTGCTGTCGGCGGCCGTGCTGCATGCGCTCTTTCGTGTGGACCTGGATACAACACGTTGTAAGTTCACCAGTGTTGTCGCTACCGTCATTCTCAACACGGCTCACTGGCAGGTGAGTTGAGTGGAGACGCAAGACGCCCCGGCGGCGTGAGCGCGCCCCGGGGCCGGCCAACGCTTATGAGGAGCGTCAGCATGTCCCACCGTATCCAGATCGCTCTTGAACGAGCACTTGTCGGGATCATCGAGTTCTTCTTCCCCGTCGGTAAGGGGAGCCGCCGAGCA comes from the Streptomyces angustmyceticus genome and includes:
- a CDS encoding Scr1 family TA system antitoxin-like transcriptional regulator, whose amino-acid sequence is MGAELRKMREHVGLSLTEAAALHGTDRTTVSNIEAGRFGVSADRVRVWAANYSCPDAAYIDALSQMARERRAVSANWWESYRDRLAVTALDLAEMEHHASALRGAQITHLPGLLQHEDYVRAVFREAVPPLTPEALESRVEFRVRRRAVLDGAEAPECTFLIHEAALRMRFGEDRMIKSQLDHLLNQSDRKNVTIRVMPFAAGGFPSAGSSTLYVSGPVRQLDTVQLDVPTGSAFLSADTHLANYRSVLDRMEERCLGPDPSRDFIRDVMQDL
- a CDS encoding DUF397 domain-containing protein; its protein translation is MRVHIEWRKSSFSEQGDNCVELALYDGEILVRESDIPDVVVRTTPDKLRAFLAGAKAGEFDSLLA
- a CDS encoding restriction endonuclease subunit S domain-containing protein, with the translated sequence MWADGDDIRWVPVGDVGEVRMGKQLSPASRAAAGQMPYLRVANVHDGYITYRDVKAMGFTSAEREIYGLIPGDILLNEGQSLELVGRSAIYTRGVGEFCFQNTLVRFRSGPGVLPQYAQAVFRRWLATGVFASIAKKTTSIAHLGGDRFARLLFPLLSLEQQRRIVEAIDAVTERVEVERETLAKEMLLWEGLLNHELFSHVQEYGTEPLRDVCLSGGAYGSNAAAVPSDLTMPRYVRITDIDDHGCLATDATSTVSIPWESARPHLLADGDLLIARTGFTTGKSYLYRSSDGICAYAGYLVRFQVNPERMLPEYAFLWTRGNGFLSWVSQNVREVGQRNISAREYNEHEIAVPPLEQQRKLVNAWHAARESHSLRQLGVERLRTLRQAVSDDLLSGKVRVQGMA